The following coding sequences are from one bacterium window:
- a CDS encoding ATP-binding cassette domain-containing protein produces MIITKKLTKHFGKIKAVEGLNLQINKGEIFGLLGPNGAGKTTTVRMLNTLTLPTSGSAEIDGLDVVKSANKVKRLIGVCPQEMNLDKELTARENLRIHGLLYRMEGIEQRIDELLCWCGLSERADNLLKTFSGGMLRRLLVSRSMMHQPKVLFLDEPTVGLDPQVRRQIWDIIRELNRQGVTILLTTHYIEEAELLCQRVGILNHGNLIALGSPEELKERVGHFVVESLDDGVTNYSLFDNREEAYSFAEQRVDDVRIREANLEDVFIKLTGERMN; encoded by the coding sequence ATGATTATAACTAAAAAATTAACTAAACATTTCGGCAAAATAAAGGCAGTAGAAGGGCTTAATCTGCAGATTAATAAGGGTGAAATCTTTGGCTTGCTTGGACCAAATGGTGCAGGCAAAACCACTACTGTCCGTATGCTCAATACCTTGACGCTACCAACTTCAGGCTCTGCAGAGATTGATGGGCTGGATGTAGTAAAATCTGCTAATAAGGTTAAACGCTTGATTGGTGTCTGTCCGCAGGAGATGAACCTTGATAAAGAGCTTACAGCCAGGGAAAATTTGCGTATCCATGGACTGCTTTATCGTATGGAGGGTATTGAACAGAGGATAGATGAGCTGCTTTGCTGGTGTGGTTTGTCTGAAAGGGCAGATAATTTATTAAAGACATTTTCTGGCGGTATGCTCAGAAGATTGCTTGTTAGCCGCTCTATGATGCATCAGCCAAAGGTGCTGTTTCTGGATGAGCCTACAGTTGGGCTTGACCCGCAGGTTAGACGCCAGATCTGGGATATTATCCGCGAGCTGAATAGGCAGGGGGTCACCATCTTGCTTACTACCCATTACATTGAGGAGGCTGAATTGCTCTGTCAACGGGTAGGTATCCTCAATCATGGTAACTTGATTGCCTTAGGCAGCCCTGAAGAACTAAAGGAAAGGGTGGGCCATTTTGTAGTTGAGTCCCTTGATGATGGGGTGACTAATTATAGCTTGTTTGATAACCGAGAGGAGGCTTATAGTTTTGCGGAACAAAGGGTTGATGATGTCCGTATCCGCGAGGCAAACTTAGAGGATGTGTTTATTAAGCTCACGGGTGAGAGGATGAATTAG
- a CDS encoding type II toxin-antitoxin system Phd/YefM family antitoxin, with the protein MFTIKEETTLVGVSELRTHFNQILNAAKEKNVVLTKRNRPIMAILDYDRYQQMTELIEELEDLSLENLAQQRLNRKDRKTIPLEEAMKRVG; encoded by the coding sequence ATGTTTACTATAAAAGAAGAAACTACCTTAGTTGGTGTCTCTGAATTAAGGACACATTTCAACCAAATCTTAAATGCTGCCAAAGAAAAGAATGTTGTACTCACTAAGAGAAATAGGCCTATCATGGCTATCCTGGATTACGATCGCTATCAGCAAATGACCGAGTTAATCGAAGAACTTGAAGATTTATCCCTTGAGAATCTTGCTCAACAGAGGCTAAACCGCAAAGATAGAAAAACTATTCCTCTTGAAGAAGCCATGAAAAGGGTTGGTTAA
- a CDS encoding type II toxin-antitoxin system RelE/ParE family toxin, with product MYQVEIDTLVLEEDFKYISKENQRRILKEINYKLTTAPDKFGKPLRKSLKGLYKLPVGQYRIVYQIFKHKVLVEVIAVGFRRDLEVYKTALKRLKRFLG from the coding sequence ATGTATCAGGTTGAAATTGACACCCTTGTTCTTGAAGAAGACTTCAAATATATCTCAAAGGAGAATCAGCGTCGCATATTGAAAGAAATTAATTACAAGCTTACGACTGCTCCAGATAAGTTTGGCAAACCTCTGCGAAAGTCCCTGAAAGGGTTATACAAACTCCCTGTGGGGCAATATCGGATAGTTTACCAGATATTTAAACACAAGGTTCTGGTGGAAGTAATTGCTGTTGGGTTCCGAAGAGACCTTGAGGTTTATAAAACAGCCCTTAAACGACTTAAAAGGTTTTTGGGCTAA